Genomic segment of Wolbachia endosymbiont (group A) of Longitarsus flavicornis:
TAAATAAATCCTTACTGGATCATCATTTTGTACTAAAGTTGCAGTAACATTTGGCGATGTGTCATCATCATCAAGTTTACTATCATCACTGTTGGAAGGAATATCTTCTTCATCTTCGCTACTTTCAAGTACATTAATTCCGGAGTCCTGCAATAAAGATATAGCATCATCTATAAAGTCAGACGAAAAATTTTCATCTGATAATTTATCATTTATATCATCAAAGGTGATAAAACCACCCTTTTTTATACTCTTAGTTACCAGATCTCTGATAATTTTTTTCTTATCTTCTGCATCATTAATAGTTGACATCATTACCTTTATAGTTTATAATTTTATTTCTTATTAACAAACAAACTTACAACGAGCAAGTCTATAATTTTACTTTTAACTTGTGGCTATTTGTTACTTCATATAGTTTAAGATACTGTTAATTTATGTACACTTGTCTTGATCAATTGTTCCATACTTTTCTTCCATTTTTACTGCTATGGACAATCCAACTGAAAATGTTGCAATTCCAACCACTATAGCAGTAAGCATTAAAACATGGGGTATAGGATTGCTATATGAATAAAAATTTGAAACCAATATAGGAGGCAAGGAACTTTTTATATATCCTAGAGAGATATAAAACAACAAAACAGATGCTTGGAAGACGCTTACCCCTATCATTTTCTTGATTAAATTTTTATCGTTTATAATAATATATAAACCTAGCACCATTAATACAATAATAATCGTATAATTATATAAAGTCATTGTTTTTTCCTACGAGCAAAATTTATATATATAATTAACATAGAGGAGCAGACAGTAAATGCTACACCTAATTCCACTAAAAAAATACCTAATTTTTGACCGGTTCTATTATTGGCTAACAAGATATCGTAAGATAAAAAATTTTGGCCAAGTAAAGTTGTTGCAACGCCCGTTCCTCCATAAATTAAAATACCTAACACGTTAGTCAATCTAATCACAGAATAAGGTATTGCTTTTAGAGTTGTAGATACACCAAATAGCATTGAATATAATATTATCCCGGAGGCAATAATTATTCCTGCTTGAAAACCTCCACCCGGAGTGTAATCACCGTGAAATTGTATGTATAAACCAAATAAAATGATAAAAGGTATCATCAAAAATGTTACTGCATTTAATATCGGATCTTTAATCATTTTCTTTTTCTTCTTTTAATATCAACGTTATACAAAGCGCAGCAGTAAAAACTACTATAGTTTCTCCAAACGTGTCATAACCACGAAAGCTTGCCAAAATAGCTGTCACTATATTAGGAATACCGGTAGCTTTTTCGGTATTTTCCACATAATAAGGAGCAACATGCAAGTGGATCGGAGCATTGTGGCTGCCAAAATCTGGCAATTGAATCATAAAATATGACAAACATACAGCCAGAAATAACATAAAAAAAAGCGTTATAGGGTTATGAGATAGATTTACTTTATGATTCTTTATCAAGGAGAGTGCTGCAAACGTAAAAACCGTACTGAGCCCCGCACCAACAGAAGCTTCAGTAATTGCAACATCAGGTGCATTCATAATTAAGTATATAAGCGCAATAAGTGAACTAAATACACACATTAGAACAGCACTTACGACTAAATGTCGCGAGAAGACTATAAAAACCGTAACTGTTAGTAACAACAAAAGTAGCACTACATTTAATATTTCTAACACCTTAACCTTCTTTAACAGTTTTTTTCTTAACTTTATAATAAGTGCGCGCTAAAACATAACTATTAGTTGAGCTAGCTGCCCATATTATAAGAATTAATAATATTATTTTAACAGTATTGATTGAAAATCCATTCTGCAAAGCAAAACCAATTAACAATAACGTTGCACCGCTAGAATCTGTAATACCTGCTGCATGTAACCTAGTATAGAAATCAGAAAATCTAATTACTCCCACACTTGAAATGATTACTAAACAAATGCCTAAAAATATAAGAACGGACCCTATCATAAATTATTAAAACAACATTAATCTCATTAGTGCTATAGTTGATATAAAGCTAACGCTAGCATATAACAATGCTATATCAATTAAAAAAAAATTATTCAGAATGATTGATATTGCTGTTATGAGTACAACTACTTGCGTTGAGAAATTATTGAACGCTAAAACCTTATTGTACACATCACTTGACTTAGACACTATGCGACACAACATTACACTCATACAGAACAACAGTGTATAGATAGCAATGTGAATCATTTAAAGACTATGTAACTTCAGTAGATTTCTAAACGGATACTTCTTCATCGCCATCTTGATCATTTATTTCATCATCTATTTCACCATCCACTTCATAACCTTGGCTTTCTTGACTTGCATCAAGATCTGTGTTATCAGAAAAATTTAATAAATTCGCTAGCTTACTTGTATTACTACTGTAAACATTATTCATATTTCCTTTCATGTACTCCTTGCACCTACCTACCAAAAGGTTAAACAGCTCATGAGTATCCACCTGTTTTTCTGCTATTTCATGTAAGGAAACTATGGTGTTCTTATGGTCTTTAAACTGAGCTGTTTGAACTGGATTACTTGCCCCTGTATTTAAATCATGTGTTCTTTGACTTGCCAATAGAACCAATTTGAAACGGTTACTTACCTGTTCTGTACACTTTTCTACAATAGACTCAGCCATAAGATACTACCTTAATAAATTTTATACTATATCACAAAAAACAAGTTGTCAACTTTGTATCTATTGCGATTCAACTTCATGTTTTACTTTTTCTGCCTCAGATTTTATTTCTTGGCTTTCTGTCATCGTGATTGTTATTTCATGATCAAATTTTTTCAGAAATCCTAACAATCGCTCTAAAGAAAAACCATCTATTTTACCATTTTTAATTTGTGATACCTTTGGCTGATCGATACCAAGTTTCTCAGCTGCATAAGCCTGAGTCCAAGCATTTTTTTCTATAATTTTATTTATTATATGAAGCAACTTTGTTTTTACTCCTGCACTGTCTAAGTTATTTAACGATATTATTTCCATAATCCTTACACTCACATATCAATTAACTTTATTAAACATTTATAATATTTAATATATCAAGATATTAATATCATATAACTTGTCAATAATTATATGACATCAATATTTAAAACTTTAAGTTGATTATATATTAATATTTCAATCAAGTTTTTAGTAATTTTAAATTATCATTTTACTATCAGTCTATCTGAGAAAATCATTTACAGAAAGAACAAGCTAAAATTACAAAGCTTGAAATACAAAAATAATTATTTTATAAATTTATCTTACATAAGAAGTTTATATCTCTATATCTTAACATAGATATTTATTTAAATTTTTAAAATTTCTATTTTAACGAGAATTCTATATATTATATTTATAATATAACTTAAATATTTGTTGCTTTTTAGCTGGAACATTATTTAGTTAGTAAGTAAAATTGTGTTGAATATGACAAAAATAAAAAAAGATATTGCTGTTATCATGGGAAGTGAGTCAGATTACACCACTATGGTCCATACCGTCGATATGTTAAAAGCATTAGAAGTTTCACATGACATATTCATAATATCTGCACATAGAACGCCAGAAAGGCTCTTCAATTTTGCTAAATCTGCACAAGAAGAAGGTTTTAAGGTTATTATAGCTGGTGCAGGAGGTGCAGCTCATTTACCTGGTATGGTTGCGTCACTAACTTGTTTACCAGTTATCGGCGTTCCTGTGCATAGTAAACAATTAAATGGGCTGGACAGTTTACTTTCTATAGTTCAAATGCCAAAGGGTGTTCCAGTTGCAACCATGTCTATAGGAGAAAATGGAGCATATAATGCTGCCATTACCGCCGTATCTATATTGTCAATTTCCAACAGTGAAATTGCAGGTAGGTTAAAAAAGTGGAGAGAGAAACAGACCAAAGAAGTAAAAGAAAAACCAGTTTCATAATAAATCTATGGCAATAATCCTTTTAGACACAAAAACCATAAACCGTATAGCAGCGGGGGAGGTGATAGAAAGGCCAGCAAGTGTAGTAAAGGAATTAGTGGAAAATGCAATAGATGCTGGAAGTTTAGAAATAGAGATCAAAATAGAAAGTGGTGGGCGTAATCTTATTACTGTGATAGATGATGGTAACGGAGTAGAAAAAAACGATTTAGAACTTGCGTTTATGCGTCATGCTACTTCAAAATTGAGCGATAGTGAGTTGATAGAAATCAAGCATCTTGGCTTTAGAGGAGAAGCTCTGCCTTCAATTGCTGCAGTAAGTAGAATAAAGCTATCGTCTAAGGCACATGGAGCAAGTGAGGCGTGGTCTATAAGTTATGAGGGTGGAGAGAAAATAGGGGAGCAAACCCCTTACTCTTTATCACAAGGGACACATATTGAAGTACGAGATTTATTTTTTGCCACTCCAAATAGACTAAAATTTCTAAAAACCGAAAGAGCAGAAACTCAAAGCATTGTTGATATTGTAAACAACCTAGCAATGATTAACTATCATATAGGGTTTACTCTCACTTCAGGTAATAAAAAGCTCTTAAAATACGCTAAGCAGACTTCGTTATTTCATAGATTGTGTGAAGTAGAAGAAGAATTTCAGGGCAATTCTTTGGAGATCAATGAAGAAGAAGACGGCATTAAACTTACGGGACACATCTGTAAGCCGACCGTCAATCGTAGTAAGTCGACTCAGATCTATACGTTTGTTAATGGAAGGCCAATTAAAGATAATTTACTTATTGGCGCAGTTAGGTATGCATATCATGATTTTATTCCAAGCGATAGATATCCTTTTGCAGCGTTACATTTAGAGATACC
This window contains:
- a CDS encoding cation:proton antiporter subunit C, with product MTLYNYTIIIVLMVLGLYIIINDKNLIKKMIGVSVFQASVLLFYISLGYIKSSLPPILVSNFYSYSNPIPHVLMLTAIVVGIATFSVGLSIAVKMEEKYGTIDQDKCT
- a CDS encoding Na(+)/H(+) antiporter subunit B — encoded protein: MIKDPILNAVTFLMIPFIILFGLYIQFHGDYTPGGGFQAGIIIASGIILYSMLFGVSTTLKAIPYSVIRLTNVLGILIYGGTGVATTLLGQNFLSYDILLANNRTGQKLGIFLVELGVAFTVCSSMLIIYINFARRKKQ
- a CDS encoding DUF4040 domain-containing protein, which encodes MLEILNVVLLLLLLTVTVFIVFSRHLVVSAVLMCVFSSLIALIYLIMNAPDVAITEASVGAGLSTVFTFAALSLIKNHKVNLSHNPITLFFMLFLAVCLSYFMIQLPDFGSHNAPIHLHVAPYYVENTEKATGIPNIVTAILASFRGYDTFGETIVVFTAALCITLILKEEKEND
- a CDS encoding monovalent cation/H(+) antiporter subunit G — translated: MIGSVLIFLGICLVIISSVGVIRFSDFYTRLHAAGITDSSGATLLLIGFALQNGFSINTVKIILLILIIWAASSTNSYVLARTYYKVKKKTVKEG
- a CDS encoding monovalent cation/H+ antiporter complex subunit F; protein product: MIHIAIYTLLFCMSVMLCRIVSKSSDVYNKVLAFNNFSTQVVVLITAISIILNNFFLIDIALLYASVSFISTIALMRLMLF
- the rpoZ gene encoding DNA-directed RNA polymerase subunit omega, coding for MAESIVEKCTEQVSNRFKLVLLASQRTHDLNTGASNPVQTAQFKDHKNTIVSLHEIAEKQVDTHELFNLLVGRCKEYMKGNMNNVYSSNTSKLANLLNFSDNTDLDASQESQGYEVDGEIDDEINDQDGDEEVSV
- a CDS encoding helix-turn-helix transcriptional regulator, which produces MEIISLNNLDSAGVKTKLLHIINKIIEKNAWTQAYAAEKLGIDQPKVSQIKNGKIDGFSLERLLGFLKKFDHEITITMTESQEIKSEAEKVKHEVESQ
- the purE gene encoding 5-(carboxyamino)imidazole ribonucleotide mutase encodes the protein MTKIKKDIAVIMGSESDYTTMVHTVDMLKALEVSHDIFIISAHRTPERLFNFAKSAQEEGFKVIIAGAGGAAHLPGMVASLTCLPVIGVPVHSKQLNGLDSLLSIVQMPKGVPVATMSIGENGAYNAAITAVSILSISNSEIAGRLKKWREKQTKEVKEKPVS